The Micromonospora violae DNA segment GTACCGCCGCCAACCCGGTCGGCTACGGTCACGACGACTTCATCGGCTCCCGCGTCTACTGACGAGGGCAGGGGCCCTGGCGTCCACCAGGGCCCCTGCGCTCACTTGGCGCGGGGGATGAGGATGAGCCGGGCCACGCCCTTATCGCCGTCCTTCGCCCCGGCGACGCCGAGCGTCGTACCGACCTTCACGTCGCTGGCCTGCACGGTGGCCCGGCGCTCGACCACCCGCAGGTCGTCACCGAAGGTCCAGGTCATGGTGAACCCGTCGGTGGAGGTGACGGTCATCGAGTCGCCGTCGATGGCGGTCACCTCGCCGCGCTGCACGGCGACGGTCTGCGTACCGCCGTCCCTGGTCTTCACCACCGCCTCGCCGTGCAGGGTGTTCCGGCGCAGCAGCACCCGGGCCTGGCGGCGCTTGCGCCACTCCTCGCCGCGCTTCTCCCGGGCCTTCTCCTGCGCCGTGGGGGACGCGCCCGGCGTCGGGGTGGCCGGTGCGGCGACGGTCTGCACGTCCAGGTCGTCGGCGTCGAAGCCCATCGCGGTCAGCGCCTGACCCTCGACCCCCATGGCGGCGGCGACCTCGACGGCGGTCTCCCGGGCGGGCTGGCTGGCCACCTCGGCCGCGCCGCAGCCGCTGACGCCGAGCGCGACGGCCGCGAGCAGTGCCGTGGTGCCGGTGGCGATACCCCAACGTGGCATGACTCTCCCTCTCTGTCAGTGGAGCCTCAGCCTCCCCGGCAACGACGAGCGGAGCGTCAAGCCGATGTTCGGGTCAGGTAAGGATCACCGGGCAGCCGGACCGTGAAGGCGGCACCACCCTCCGGCGCGTGTCCTGCGGCGATCTCCCCGCCCAGGCGACGGACCAGGCCGGCGGCCAGCGCCAACCCCAGGCCGCTGCCCACCTTGCGCACCCCCCGGTAACGCTCGTGCAGCGCACCGCGCTCGAACGCCACCGCCAGGTCGTCGTCGGTGAAGCCGGGCCCGCCGTCGCGGACCTCGACCACGCCGCCGTGCGCCGGGTCCGCGCCGACCGGGCGGACCGCGAGCACCACCGGCGACCCCGGGGGTACGACCCGCAGCGCGTTCTCCAGCAGCCCGTCCAGCACCTGCCGGATCCGCCCCGGATCGGTGTACGCGGGCACCGGCCGACCGGGCGTCTCCACCCGCAATGGCACACCCACCGCGGCGCACCGGCCGGACCAGGTCGGCTCCGCGTCCAGGGCCAGTTGGGTCAGGTCCACCGGCACCGGTTCGAGGGGGAAGTCGACGGCCTCCAGCCGGGCCAGTGCCAGCAGGTCACCGATCAGCCGGTCCAGGTGTTGGGCCTCGGCCAGCACCGTCCGACCGGTGTCCACCGTGTCGTCGGCACCGAGCACCCCGTCGGCGAGCGCTTCGGCGTACCCCCGGATCGCGGTCAACGGGGTGCGCAGCTCGTGCGAGACGGAGAGCAGGAACTCCCGCTGTCGGCCCTCACTGGTGGCCAGCGCGGCGGCCAGCCCGTTCAACGCCTCGGCCAGGTCGGCGACCTCATCGGGCGGCTCGACCGGCACCCGGACGGCCCGATCACCCGCGCGCAGTCGGGCGGCGGCGGTGGCCGCTACCCGGATCGGCCGGGCCAGCCGGCGGGCCAGCAGCAGCCCGGCCACCACACCGGCGGTCAAACCGGCCAGCAGCGGCAACCAGAGACTGAGCAGCACCCGGGCCCCCAGCCCGGTGGCCAGGGGGCGGGAGAGCACCACCCCGTTGCCGCCGGGCAGCGCCCGACCCTCGACCAGGGCGCGCGCGCCGTTGACCGAGCGGCGGGCCGACACGTTGCGGCCCTGCCCGACCCGCTGCACCACCCGGGGTGGCAGACCCGGCCGATCGACCGCACCGCTCCGGATCAGGTACGCGTCGATGCCCTGGTCACGCAGTTGTTGGATGAGCCGCTCCTCGTCGGTGGTGCGGCCCCGGTCGAGGCGGGTCCGCAGCACCTCGGCCGCGAGCCGGGCCTGGGCGGCGAGGGCCCGCTGCTCGCTACGCTCCGCGCCACGGATTGCCAACGGCACCGCGACGATGGCGGTGACCAGCACCGACACCAGCGCCACCGTGCAGGTGACGAGCACCGCGCGGGCGGTGAGCGTACGACCGAATCGGCCTCGTCGGGGTGCGCCGGTGCCGACCACCGGCAGGGCCATGGTCGGCGACTCGACGTGCCGGGGTTGGTCAGGCATCGACCGCGTACCCCACGCCGCGATGGGTGCGGATCACGCTCGCTGGGCCGAGCTTGGCGCGTACCTGGGCGACGTGCACGTCCACCGTCCGGGTGCCGGCGTGCGCCGCGTAACCCCAGACCCCGGCCAGCAGCTCCTCCCGGGTGAAGACCCGGCCGGGCCGGGCCATCAGGTGGGCCAGCAGGTCGAATTCGGTGGAGGTGAGGTGCACCGGGGCGCCGGCGGCGGTGACCGTGCGGCGGGCCGGGTCGAGCGTCACCGGGCCGACGACACGTGGCCGGTCCGCGCCCTCCGGACCGCCGGCGGATCGGCGCAGCACCGCGCGCACCCGGGCGACCAGCTCCCGTGGGCTGAACGGCTTGGTGACGTAGTCGTCGGCGCCCAACTCCAGGCCGACGATCCGGTCCACCTCGTCGTCCCGGGCGGTGAGGAAGATGACCGGGGTCCAGTCGCCGGCCTCGCGCAGCCGCCGGCAGATCTCGGTGCCGGGCAGACCCGGCAGCGCGATGTCCAGGACGCAGGCCACCGGGCGCAACCGGCGGGCCGCGCGCAGACCGCCCTCGCCGTCACGTTCCAGGTGGACGCCGAACCCGTCCCGGGTGAGGTAGAGCCGGACCAGGTCGGCGATGGCCGGCTCGTCCTCCACGACGAGGACGAGCCCGCGATGCGGCGGTTCGACGGTCACCGGCCCATGATTGCCGACCCGGTCGGCGCGGCGCGATCGGCGCGTGTTCGGGTTCGGTAAAGGCGCTGCGCCGCCCGATGAGGTGTCAGCTCACCAGGACGGGGCGAACACCTCGGGCCGCGCGACGGCCGGTGTGTCACGGATGCTGGCGACGACCCGCGCGCCGGTGGGCCGCAGACGGGTGCGGAACGCCTGGTTGAGCAACGCGTCGAGCTGCCAGACCTGCTTCGGGTGGCTGGTCCGGATCAGGAACCGCTCGCGGATCCCGTCGATCGCGGTGGCCGCCATCTCGACCGACTGGAGCCGCGGGTCCGGGCTCCAGGTGACGTTGCTCAGCTCGCGGAGCTCGGTGTTGAGGTGCAGGCGCAGTCGGTGCAGGAGGCGCGTCTGCTGGGTCACCACCAGCCGGCGGTGGGTGAGCAGTAACAGGTAGTCGCCGGTGACCGGACGGTCGGGGCGGCTGCAACGGGTGACCAGGATGGTGGCGTCACCGGAGCCGACGCAGCGTCGGAAGACCGGCATGTGCCGGCTCACCGTCTGCATGGCCAGGCCAGCCTCAGCGGCGGCCGGGAGGAACGTTCGGGAGAAGACGTCCATGACCTGCCCAACGACCTCCCCAGCGGGGTGACGTGGGTCACGCGGGATTTTTGGAAGTTCCACGCCGCCCGTCGCACTGCCTGTCCGACTTCCGACTCGGACGGATCGTGGTCAGGCGTCGGGCTGAAGTGGACTGGCGGCGTACAGCTCCTCCAGCCAGCCGGGCACCGCGTCGGCGTACTCGGCGCGGGACGCCTCGGCGGTGTCCAGTGCCCGACGCCAGGAGAGCGAACGGCTCACCGGCCCCAGGCTGATCGCGAGGTCGGCGGCCTCCACGAGGGTCCGGCGGTCGTACCGGTCGGTCCACGCCTCCAGGTACGCGTCGCGCAACCGGGCCAACTGGGCGTCGTCGGCGGCGCCCTTGCTGGCGTACCGGATGGAACGCAGGGTCACCAGCAGCGTGCCGAACGGGTGCGCCACCGAAGCGTCACCCCAGTCGAAGTAGCGGTAGCCGCCCGCACCGGCGAAGACGTTGCCGTCGTGCAGATCGTCGTGTTGCACAGTGGCCGGGATGCCGATGTCGGCGAGCCGGCGGCACCGCTGCGCGTACGACGGCACCTCGGCCCGCAGCCGCTCGTGCATCTCCGGGCTGAGCCCGCCCTCGGCACCGATCAGCAGAGCCTCACGATCGTCGAGAAGCTCGGCGAAGAGGTCGGCCAGCACCTCCGGACGGTGATCCGGCACGCCCCGGGCGACCAGCTCGGCGGCGCGCGACGCGCTCGCCAGTTGCAGCGCCGCGTACCCGGGCAGCGCCCGCTCCCAGTGCGCCAGGTCGGGGTCACGCCCCAGCACGTCGCGCAACGACTCGCCACCGTCGGGCAGCAGGGACCAGCCCCGCGCCGGGTCCACCGCGATCGGTGTCAACACCCGGTCGGGCGTCACCTCGGCGAGCGCCGCGATCAGGACCGCCTCGTGCACGGTGCCCGGGTTGTTGGCCTTGAACCAGACCGGCCCGTCGTCGGTGGGCACCCGCCAGACCAGCGACCAGGGCCGCAGTCGAGGCTCCACCAACCCGGTCACCCGTCGGCCGGCCCGGCTCAGCTGCGCGTCGACCCAGGATCGGGCCCGCATCTGCCACTGCTCACTGGACCAGTCGGGGGCCTGCTCGTCGGCGATCGTCGTCACGCTGGGCACCTTAGGCGGCCGTTCCGCGTCGAGGCGAGGCGTTTTCCCGCCCCGCGTCAGACCAGCTCGACGATGGTGGCGTTGGCCATGCCGCCGCCCTCGCACATGGTCTGGAGGCCGTAGCGGATGCCGTTGTCCCGCATGTGCTGGAGCATGGTGGTCATGATCCGGGCACCGGAGCCACCGAGCGGGTGACCGAGGGCGATCGCACCGCCGCGCGGGTTGAGCCGCTCCGGGTCCGCCTCGGTCTCCGCCAACCAGGCCAGCGGCACCGGGGCGAACGCCTCGTTCACCTCGTACACCCCGATCTCCTCGATGCCCAGCCCCGCGCGGCGCAGCGCCTTCGCGGTGGCCGGAATGGGCGCGGTGAGCATGGTGACCGGGTCGTCGGCGGCGACCACGGCGGTGTGGATCCGGGCCAGCGGGCGCAGGCCGTGCCGACTGGCCCAGTCGGAGGTGGTCACCGCGAGGGCCGCGGCACCGTCGGAGATCTGGGACGCGGACCCGGCGGTCACCACACCGTCGGCACGGAACGGGGTGGCCAGCTCACCGAGCTTCTCCAGTGAGGTTTCCCGGCGGATGCCCTCGTCGGCGGCGAACTTGCCACCGTCGCCGAGTGGCACCGGGGTCAGCTCCGGATCGAACGCCCCGGCGTCCTGCGCGGCTGCCGCCTTCTCGTGGCTGGCCAACGCGAACTCGTCCAACTGGGTACGCGAGAGCCGCCACCGCTCGGCGATCAGCTCGGCCCCGACCCCCTGGTTGAACGGCAGCGGCGCGTCGTCGGCGAAGCCCTCGACACCCCGGTAGCGGGCGCGCAGCTGGTCACTGAACGGCATGCCGTCGGCCACACTGGAGCCCATCGGCACCCGGGTCATCGACTCGACGCCGCCGGCGACCACCAGGTCGGCCTGGCCGGAGAGCACCGTCGCGGCGGCGAAGTGCAGGGCCTGCTGACTGGAGCCGCACTGCCGGTCCAGGGTGGTGCCGGGGACCGTCTCGGGCCAGCCGGCGGCGAGTACGCCGTTGCGCGCGATGTTCCACGACTGCTCGCCGACCTGGGACACGCAACCCCAGAAGACGTCGTCGACCTGAGCCGGGTCGAACCCGGTGCGCTCGGCGAGGGCGCGCAGCACGTGCGCCGAGAGGTCGACCGGGTGGACGCTGGCGAGGCTGCCCTTGCGCCGCCCGACCGGGGTACGTACCGCGCCGACAATGACCGCGTCACTCATAACTACTCCCCGGTAACTTAGGCTGACCCCGATCCTACGCCACTCGATCCCCACCCCCGCCGACGTCGATCACGGGCCCCGACTCCCGCTGGCGTCGATCACGGACACCCCGGACCCCCGCTGGCGTCGATCACGGACACCCCGGACCCCCGCTGGCGTCGATCATGGAGTTGTGGTGGGCATAAGATCCCGCTTCGCGCCTTTTGTGGGGCACCACAACTCCATGATCGACGCGGGCGGGGCGCGGGCAGGGCGCGGGCGGGGCGCGGGCGGGACGCGGGCGGGACGCGGGCGGGACGCGGGCGGGGCGCGGGCGGGGGCTGCGATCCGGCGGACCGCTGGCATGCTGGGCGGGTGGATGAGACCAGCGGGTCCTTACAGTGGCGGGTGCCGGCGGGGCTGCCGGCGGCGAAGCTGGCCGGTGCCGTCCTGCTCGTCGCGCTCGGGCTGCTCTTCGCCGACGGCGACCCGGTCCGCGTGGCGGTGGCCGTCCTGGCCGCCGTCGCCCTGGCCGGCTGGGCGGTACGTGACCTGGTCGCGCCCGTCCGCCTGGCGGTGGACCCGGCCGGGCTCACCGTCATCCAGGGCTTCGCGGGCCGGCGCCTGCTGCCCTGGTCGGCGGTCGAGACGATCGCCGTCGACCGGCGGCCCCGGCTGGGGTTGACCAGCGAGACCCTGGAGATCGACGCGGGCAGCTCGCTGCACCTGTTCGGCCGGTACGACCTGGGGGCCACCCCGGAAGAAGTGGCCGCCGCGCTGCGGGCCGCCCGCCCGGTCAGCTGAGTAGCTGGGCGGTCCGGAAGAGCACCAGCGCGAGCAGCACCACCAGGATGATCGCCCCGCCGGCGACCTGCACCAGCGTGCGCCGACCACGCGGCGCGTACGCCAGCACCAACGCCATCAGCGCGCCGAACGCCAGGCCGCCCAGGTGCCCGGGGATCGAGATGCCCGGAACGGTCAGCGTGAACACCAGGTTGATCACCAGGATCGGGAGCACCTGGGAGACGTCCCGGCCCATCTTGCGTCCGATGATGATCAGCGCGGCGAAGAGGCCGAAGACCGCCGTCGACGCGCCGGCCGTGGCCGAGTTCTGCGCGCTGAACAGATAGGCGGCGACGTTGCCGCCCAAGCCCGCGATCAGGTACAACGCGCCGAAACGCAGCGGCCCGAGGTTGGCCTCCAACGACCGGCCGAGCACCCACAGCGCCCACATGTTCAGCAGCAGGTGGATCACGCCGTAGTGCAGGAACATCGCGGTGACCAGCCGGTACCACTCACCGTCGGCGATGCCACCGAGCGTGCCGTCCGGGAAGACCGCCAGCCCGAGCACCGAACCCCAGTTGGTCAGCGGGGTGCTGCCACCCATCAGCCCGCCGAAGCCGGAACCGCCCACCGCCGCGTCCCCACCCCGGTCCGAGGCGATGGACAGCACCATGAGCAGCACGTTCAGCGCGATGATCCCCTTGGTGACATAGCCGTGCCGGCCAGCCGTGCCGCCACCGAAGGCGGTACGGGCCGGCCGGACACTGCGACGTCCCTCGTTGACGCACTCCGGGCACTGGTGCCCGACCGACGCCTCCCGCATGCAGTCCGGGCAGATCGGCCGGTCGCAACGGGTGCATCGAACGTAGGTCTCCCGGCCGGGGTGCCGGTAACAGACCGGGGTGGTCGGCGGAGACTCACTCACCGGCCGACCCTCCGCCCGTCACCGCGCGGTCCACCGGCCGTGCTCCGGAGCGCTCAATCATGCGAGCAAAGGTACCTCGCCTGTCACTCAGGAAGCAGACCGCTCGATCTCGACCCGCTCGATGACGACGTCCTGGAGCGGACGGTCGCTCGGGCCGGTCGGGGTGTTCGCGATCGAATCCACGACCTTCACCGACTGCTCGTCGGCGACCTGGCCGAAGATGGTGTGCCGGTTGTTGAGGTGCGGCGTCGGGGACACGGTGATGAAGAACTGCGAACCGTTCGTGCCCGGCCCGGCGTTCGCCATCGCGAGCAGGTAGGGACGGTCGAACCGCAGCTCCGGGTGGAACTCGTCGGCGAACTTGTAGCCCGGGCCGCCGCGACCGGTGCCGGTCGGGTCGCCCATCTGGACCATGAAACCGCTGATCACCCGGTGCGAGATGGTGCCGTCGTAGTACGGACCACTGCCCGGCTGACCGGTGCGCGGGTCGGTGTACTCACGGTTGCCCTCGGCCAGGTCGACGAAGTTACGGACGGTCTTCGGCGCGTGGTTGGGGAAGAGCTCCAGCCGGATCGGGCCAGCGTTGGTGTGCAGGGTGGCGTAGACAGCCTCGGCCACGGGTACTCCTCACTCGTTGGTCAGTTCCATGCGGATCCTCCCATGTGCCCGATCTGGCATCGCGGAGGCATCCGAAGGTGGAGGATGACGAAGGAACAACTCCCAGGAGGTAGGACCGTGTTTGGATTCGGGCGGCGTAAGTCCCAGGGGCAGTTGGCGAGGGCCGAGCTGAACCAGAGCATCAACCACCTGATGCTGGCAGCCAACCATGCCGCGAAGGGTGCTGGCGCGACCGTCGGCCCGCGGGTCCAGGTGGCCCGGGGCTACGTCGGTCCGACCGCCGCGATGGTTCGCGACCGTGCGGCGACCGGCTGGGGGACGACTCTCACCACGCTGGCACCGCTGGCGGCGGCTGCTCGTGACGGCGCCGCGCAGGCAGGGCCGATGACCAGGAAGGCCAAGTCGAAGACCATGCGGATCACCGGTAAGAAGAAGCAGCCGCGCCGTCGCGGCTCGATGATGACCGGCCTGTTGGCGGCGGGTGTCATCGCCGGTCTGGCCGGCGCGGTCGCACTGCGTCGTCGCCGGGAGCAGCAGGAGTGGGCCGAGTACGACCCGACCCGCGGCACCCTGGAGCCGATGCACGACGAGGTCGACTCGATCGAGGTGCGTACGCCGTCCACCGCTCGGGGGTCCGACGGTTCCGCGATGACCGGCGCGGCGGGGATGACCGGCGCGGGCAGTTCGGCGGTGGCCGGCGGCTCCAGCGCCAGCACCACCGGCCCGGCCAAGCAGACCGGTGTCCGCCCGACCGACAAGGTCCCGTCGGTCGCCGAGGGCGCCACGGACGTCTCCGGTCGGCCGACCGACGACCTCACCAAGGCGCTGGGCAAGGACACGGCCCGCACCAACGGCCGCCGCTGAGGTCAGCGGCAGCGCATCAAGCGCCGACGAATGGGCTCACCCCCACTCGTCGGCGCTTCCGCGTCGGCTGCCGGTGCGCACCGGCGGGCCGGCGCTTCCGCCGCGCGATCAGAGCCAACGCGGTCAGAGCCAACGCGGTCAGAGCCAACCGTTGCGGCGGAACCAGCGGTAGAGGGCCAGCGAGATGCCGAGCATGAGGGCCAGCGCCACCGGATAGCCGTACGTCATCTTCAGCTCGGGCATGTTGTCGAAGTTCATGCCCTCGACGCCGGCGATGGAGGTCCAGACCGCAGCGATGGCCGCCCAGGCGGCGATCTTGCGCATGTCGTTGTTCTGGTCGACGGTGACCTGCGCCAGTCGGGCCTGGAGGATCGAGTTCAGCAGGTCGTCGTAGGAGTTCACCTGCTCCACGGTGCGGCTCAGGTGGTCCTGCACGTCCCGGAAGTACCGGCGGATCTCCTGGGGGACGTCCCGGTTGACCTGGGAGGTCAGCGTCATCAGCGGCCGTTGCAACGGCACCACCGCCCGCTTGAACTCCACCAACTCCCGCTTCATCTGATAGATCCGCTGGATCCGCCCGTGGCTGTGCCGGTCGAAGACCTCCGCCTCCAACACGTCCAGGTCGTCCTCGATCTGCTCGGCCACCTCCAGGTAGAGATCGACCACCCGGTCGGTCACGCCGTACGCCACCGCCCACGGGCCGTGCAGCAGCAGCTCCTGCTTGGTCTCCAGGTCGGCGCGGATCGGGGCGAGCCGGCAGGCGTCCCCGTGCCGGACGCTGATCACGAAGTTCGGGCCGATGAAGAGCATCACCTGCCCGGTCTCCACGACCTCGGAGTTCTCGGTCAGCTCGGTGTGCTCGCAGTAACGGGCGGTACGCAGCACCAGGAAGACGACGTCACCGAACCGCTCCAGCTTGGGGCGCTGCTCTGCCTTGACCGCGTCCTCGACCGCCAGCTCGTGCAGGCCGTAGGTCTCCGCGATGGCGGTCATCTCGGCCAGCTCCGGCTGGTGCAGGCCGATCCAGACGAAGCCGTGCTCCTCGCGGCGGGCTGCGGCGAGTGCTTCCGCGTACGTCCAGTCGCCGGCCTGCCGCTTGCCGTCGACGTAGAGCGCGCAGTCGACCACCGCGCTGCGGCCGGTGCCGGTCGGAGCCGAGGCGGGCGGCGAGCCGTCGGCGTTGAGGATCCGGGTCATCGCCCGGACCGGGGAGGGCCACGCCCGAGGTCGCAGGCCCCGACCGGTGGTCGACGGTGCCGTCCGGTCCCGCTCTGTCCGATCCGTCATCGCGTCACCTCCCGCGCTCAGCTGCGGCTTGCAGGCTACGCCGACTGTGGTCGAGGACCGGTGTGACGGCGGTCGCGTGGGGGCGGCGCCGGGCGGGCCGGGCCGCATCGGGGGGTGTGCGGGGACGACACGGCCCACCCGGCACCTGTGGGGGCGGGAGGTTGTGCTGCCGCGTCAACCCCCGGCGGGGCCAGCCCGGAGGCCGGGCGGTGATCTCCGCAGCTGGTGTGACGCTCGCAGCATTGTGGGCCAGCCGGCCGCCCGGAGGGGAGCCCCGGAGCGGCCGACATCGTCGTTCTGTCAGAAACCCGACAGATAGCTCAGCTGCGGACAGCCTCGACGGCCTCCGCGAGCCGCCGGACGCCCTCGTCGATCCGATCGGCGGTCACCGCCGAGAAGGCCAGCCGCAGCGCGTGTCGCCCGCCGTCCAGCACGAAGTCGCTGCCCTTGACCACGGCCACCCCACGCTCGGCCGCCGCCGGCGCGAGCCGGTCGACCAGCACGTCCTCCGGGAACTCCACCCAGAGGAAGTAGCCACCGTCGGGCTCCACGAACCGCGCCTGCGGCAGGTGCCGGCGCAACGACTCGGCGAGCACCCGGGCCCGCTCGCCCAACGCCGCCCGGACCGTCTCGATCGAGCGGTCGATGTCACCGGAGACGCAGAACTGGTGGACGATCGCCTGGGACACCATGCCGGGGGAGATGTAGAGGCTCGTCGCGTTCTTCGCGATCGAGGCGATCAGGTCGGCCGGGCCGACCAGGTAGCCGACCCGCACACCCGGGCAGACCGTCTTGGTGAAGCTCGACGCGTGCACCACCACGTTGCGGGTGTCCAGCGAGAGCATCGACGGCAGCGCCTCGCCGCGGAAGCGGATGTCCGCGTACGGGTCGTCCTCGAAGATCGTGAACTCGTACTCGGCGGCCAGGTCGAGCAACTCCCGGCGCTTCTCCAGGGACAGCGTCATGCCGGCCGGGTTCTGGTAGTTCGGGATGACGTGCGCCAGCCGGGGCCGGACCCCGGACTCCAGCAGCTTGCGCAGCTCGGCAGTGTCCAGGCCATCCGGCTGGACCGAGATGCCGTGCAGCTCGCTGCCCATCC contains these protein-coding regions:
- a CDS encoding PH domain-containing protein, which encodes MDETSGSLQWRVPAGLPAAKLAGAVLLVALGLLFADGDPVRVAVAVLAAVALAGWAVRDLVAPVRLAVDPAGLTVIQGFAGRRLLPWSAVETIAVDRRPRLGLTSETLEIDAGSSLHLFGRYDLGATPEEVAAALRAARPVS
- a CDS encoding peptidylprolyl isomerase, coding for MAEAVYATLHTNAGPIRLELFPNHAPKTVRNFVDLAEGNREYTDPRTGQPGSGPYYDGTISHRVISGFMVQMGDPTGTGRGGPGYKFADEFHPELRFDRPYLLAMANAGPGTNGSQFFITVSPTPHLNNRHTIFGQVADEQSVKVVDSIANTPTGPSDRPLQDVVIERVEIERSAS
- a CDS encoding thiolase family protein; protein product: MSDAVIVGAVRTPVGRRKGSLASVHPVDLSAHVLRALAERTGFDPAQVDDVFWGCVSQVGEQSWNIARNGVLAAGWPETVPGTTLDRQCGSSQQALHFAAATVLSGQADLVVAGGVESMTRVPMGSSVADGMPFSDQLRARYRGVEGFADDAPLPFNQGVGAELIAERWRLSRTQLDEFALASHEKAAAAQDAGAFDPELTPVPLGDGGKFAADEGIRRETSLEKLGELATPFRADGVVTAGSASQISDGAAALAVTTSDWASRHGLRPLARIHTAVVAADDPVTMLTAPIPATAKALRRAGLGIEEIGVYEVNEAFAPVPLAWLAETEADPERLNPRGGAIALGHPLGGSGARIMTTMLQHMRDNGIRYGLQTMCEGGGMANATIVELV
- a CDS encoding rhomboid family intramembrane serine protease, yielding MSESPPTTPVCYRHPGRETYVRCTRCDRPICPDCMREASVGHQCPECVNEGRRSVRPARTAFGGGTAGRHGYVTKGIIALNVLLMVLSIASDRGGDAAVGGSGFGGLMGGSTPLTNWGSVLGLAVFPDGTLGGIADGEWYRLVTAMFLHYGVIHLLLNMWALWVLGRSLEANLGPLRFGALYLIAGLGGNVAAYLFSAQNSATAGASTAVFGLFAALIIIGRKMGRDVSQVLPILVINLVFTLTVPGISIPGHLGGLAFGALMALVLAYAPRGRRTLVQVAGGAIILVVLLALVLFRTAQLLS
- the corA gene encoding magnesium/cobalt transporter CorA, which produces MTDRTERDRTAPSTTGRGLRPRAWPSPVRAMTRILNADGSPPASAPTGTGRSAVVDCALYVDGKRQAGDWTYAEALAAARREEHGFVWIGLHQPELAEMTAIAETYGLHELAVEDAVKAEQRPKLERFGDVVFLVLRTARYCEHTELTENSEVVETGQVMLFIGPNFVISVRHGDACRLAPIRADLETKQELLLHGPWAVAYGVTDRVVDLYLEVAEQIEDDLDVLEAEVFDRHSHGRIQRIYQMKRELVEFKRAVVPLQRPLMTLTSQVNRDVPQEIRRYFRDVQDHLSRTVEQVNSYDDLLNSILQARLAQVTVDQNNDMRKIAAWAAIAAVWTSIAGVEGMNFDNMPELKMTYGYPVALALMLGISLALYRWFRRNGWL
- a CDS encoding phosphotransferase, with the translated sequence MTTIADEQAPDWSSEQWQMRARSWVDAQLSRAGRRVTGLVEPRLRPWSLVWRVPTDDGPVWFKANNPGTVHEAVLIAALAEVTPDRVLTPIAVDPARGWSLLPDGGESLRDVLGRDPDLAHWERALPGYAALQLASASRAAELVARGVPDHRPEVLADLFAELLDDREALLIGAEGGLSPEMHERLRAEVPSYAQRCRRLADIGIPATVQHDDLHDGNVFAGAGGYRYFDWGDASVAHPFGTLLVTLRSIRYASKGAADDAQLARLRDAYLEAWTDRYDRRTLVEAADLAISLGPVSRSLSWRRALDTAEASRAEYADAVPGWLEELYAASPLQPDA
- a CDS encoding PLP-dependent aminotransferase family protein, which gives rise to MTAEQLISFARGAPSLDIVDVEGLKAAAVRAFDADPAGVTAYGTSVGYRPLRKWIAEKHGVEADQVLVTNGSLQADAFLFDHLVRPGDAVVVERPTYDRTLLNLQRMGSELHGISVQPDGLDTAELRKLLESGVRPRLAHVIPNYQNPAGMTLSLEKRRELLDLAAEYEFTIFEDDPYADIRFRGEALPSMLSLDTRNVVVHASSFTKTVCPGVRVGYLVGPADLIASIAKNATSLYISPGMVSQAIVHQFCVSGDIDRSIETVRAALGERARVLAESLRRHLPQARFVEPDGGYFLWVEFPEDVLVDRLAPAAAERGVAVVKGSDFVLDGGRHALRLAFSAVTADRIDEGVRRLAEAVEAVRS
- a CDS encoding sensor histidine kinase; its protein translation is MALPVVGTGAPRRGRFGRTLTARAVLVTCTVALVSVLVTAIVAVPLAIRGAERSEQRALAAQARLAAEVLRTRLDRGRTTDEERLIQQLRDQGIDAYLIRSGAVDRPGLPPRVVQRVGQGRNVSARRSVNGARALVEGRALPGGNGVVLSRPLATGLGARVLLSLWLPLLAGLTAGVVAGLLLARRLARPIRVAATAAARLRAGDRAVRVPVEPPDEVADLAEALNGLAAALATSEGRQREFLLSVSHELRTPLTAIRGYAEALADGVLGADDTVDTGRTVLAEAQHLDRLIGDLLALARLEAVDFPLEPVPVDLTQLALDAEPTWSGRCAAVGVPLRVETPGRPVPAYTDPGRIRQVLDGLLENALRVVPPGSPVVLAVRPVGADPAHGGVVEVRDGGPGFTDDDLAVAFERGALHERYRGVRKVGSGLGLALAAGLVRRLGGEIAAGHAPEGGAAFTVRLPGDPYLTRTSA
- a CDS encoding response regulator transcription factor, which gives rise to MTVEPPHRGLVLVVEDEPAIADLVRLYLTRDGFGVHLERDGEGGLRAARRLRPVACVLDIALPGLPGTEICRRLREAGDWTPVIFLTARDDEVDRIVGLELGADDYVTKPFSPRELVARVRAVLRRSAGGPEGADRPRVVGPVTLDPARRTVTAAGAPVHLTSTEFDLLAHLMARPGRVFTREELLAGVWGYAAHAGTRTVDVHVAQVRAKLGPASVIRTHRGVGYAVDA